In Nicotiana tabacum cultivar K326 chromosome 17, ASM71507v2, whole genome shotgun sequence, one DNA window encodes the following:
- the LOC142171829 gene encoding uncharacterized protein LOC142171829 has protein sequence MDKVQLIRQRLLTAQSRQKSYADKRRRDLVFTIRDKVFLRVSPMKGVMRFRKRSKLSPRFIGPYEIPDRVGAVAYHLAPTSELSFIHPVFHVSMQRKYISDSSQVLEEPVIPLDEKLSYEEESMAIVDRQVRKLRSKEIEFVKVLWRNHTVEEATWEIEDAMRVKYPHLFQSTGTYLS, from the coding sequence ATGGACAAGGTCCAGTTGATTAGACAAAGATTGCTTACAGCTCAAAGTAGACAAAAGTCTTATGctgataagagaagaagagatttagTGTTCACAATTAGGGACAAAGTGTTCCTGCGAGTCtcccctatgaaaggtgtgatgcggTTTAGGAAAAGAagcaagttgagccccaggtttataggACCGTATGAGATACCAGACCGAGTGGGAGCTGTGGCTTATCATTTGGCACCCACTTCTGAGTTGTCCTttattcatccagtgtttcatgtctcAATGCAAAGGAAATATATATCAGACTCATCTCAGGTGCTAGAAGAACCTGTTATACCGCTTGATGAGAAGTTGTCTTACGAGGAGGAATCGATGGCTATTGttgataggcaagtaagaaagctACGGTCAAAAGAAATTGAGTTCGTAAAGGTCTTATGGCGCAATCATACagttgaagaagctacttgggaaataGAAGATGCTATGCGAGTGAAGTACCCCCATTTGTTTCAGTCTACAGGAACGTACTTGAGTTAA